The Pyrodictium delaneyi genome contains a region encoding:
- the rpsB gene encoding 30S ribosomal protein S2, producing MVVSQELGRQQVEIGGRTVELLVPLERYLSAGMHIGTHICTAYMRKFVYRVRPDGLYILDIRKTDERLRVAAKFLARFDPSKIVAVSVRQYGQRPVQKFCTYIGCKALTGRILPGTFTNPSLEWYIEPDVIIISDPRADSQAVDEAARMGIPTVALADTDNRIENIDLVIPVNNKGRRSLALTYWILTREILREQGKLQPDQDLPEPPEAFEFKVRRR from the coding sequence ATGGTTGTGAGTCAGGAGCTAGGCCGTCAGCAGGTCGAGATCGGCGGTAGGACAGTCGAGCTACTGGTGCCTCTTGAGCGATACCTCTCAGCAGGTATGCACATAGGTACACATATATGTACAGCGTATATGAGGAAGTTCGTATACCGTGTTAGGCCTGATGGACTATACATACTTGACATCAGAAAGACTGATGAGAGGCTTAGAGTGGCAGCAAAGTTCCTAGCACGTTTCGACCCCTCCAAAATAGTCGCTGTATCCGTTAGGCAGTATGGTCAGAGGCCGGTTCAAAAGTTCTGTACATACATAGGCTGTAAGGCTCTAACAGGTAGAATCCTGCCAGGTACATTTACCAACCCTAGCCTCGAATGGTACATAGAACCTGATGTAATAATAATAAGTGATCCACGTGCCGATAGTCAAGCGGTAGACGAGGCAGCTCGTATGGGTATACCAACAGTAGCGCTTGCCGACACGGATAACCGTATAGAGAACATAGATCTAGTTATACCCGTTAACAACAAGGGTAGGAGGAGTCTGGCGCTAACATATTGGATACTAACAAGAGAGATACTCAGAGAGCAAGGTAAGCTGCAGCCGGACCAGGATCTGCCTGAGCCTCCGGAGGCGTTTGAGTTCAAGGTACGTCGCCGCTAA
- a CDS encoding 30S ribosomal protein S9: protein MPRLLGAYVQAEKPIRIVISSGRRKTSIARAVIKPGKGRVWINGVPIEIWPIEMARWKMMEPLLLAGQDIANSVDIRVTVKGGGYMSQADAVRMAIARGLVAYTGSEELRKIYEEYDRSMLAGDPRQTEPEKPMRRSARRRWQKSYR, encoded by the coding sequence ATGCCTAGGCTGCTTGGTGCTTATGTTCAGGCCGAGAAGCCTATTAGAATAGTCATCTCTAGCGGTAGGAGGAAGACAAGCATAGCCAGGGCAGTGATAAAGCCCGGTAAGGGTCGTGTATGGATAAATGGCGTACCCATAGAGATATGGCCTATAGAGATGGCTCGCTGGAAAATGATGGAGCCTCTACTACTAGCTGGCCAGGATATAGCTAACAGTGTAGACATACGTGTCACTGTTAAAGGAGGCGGCTATATGAGTCAGGCTGATGCGGTAAGAATGGCGATAGCAAGAGGACTAGTAGCATATACTGGTAGCGAAGAGCTACGCAAGATATACGAGGAGTACGATCGTTCAATGCTAGCTGGTGACCCGAGGCAGACAGAGCCCGAGAAGCCTATGAGGAGAAGCGCGAGGAGACGTTGGCAGAAGAGCTATAGGTGA
- a CDS encoding DNA-directed RNA polymerase subunit D, which translates to MEICVLEKSSNKLRLSIRGASLPLVNAIRRACYIEVPVMAIDIVEVFDNNTVLYDEIIAHRLGLIPLTSSEALKKYKRPEECANAQLGDPDCYVTLRLDVETGPREERVVYSGDLETSDPDVKPAFENIPIVIMAPDQRLRLQAYARLGYGREHAKWMPVSVAVHKYLPILVFDLEKASKECIECIEASYPWVAEQMKKLGKGELKITDDVNTSALYWCVVKRCGDAVQLRFDDNQFLFKIESTGALPPEEVVREAVRAIVRKAENLLSEIARLRREEE; encoded by the coding sequence ATGGAGATATGTGTACTTGAGAAGTCCAGCAACAAACTCCGCCTATCCATAAGGGGTGCATCTCTGCCCCTGGTAAACGCGATAAGGCGTGCATGCTACATAGAAGTCCCTGTAATGGCCATAGACATTGTTGAAGTGTTTGACAACAATACTGTACTCTACGACGAGATCATAGCTCATCGACTAGGCTTAATCCCGCTCACTAGTAGCGAAGCATTGAAGAAGTATAAGAGGCCAGAAGAGTGTGCTAATGCCCAGCTCGGTGACCCTGACTGCTATGTGACACTAAGGCTGGACGTTGAGACAGGGCCCCGTGAAGAACGTGTAGTTTACAGTGGCGATCTGGAGACTAGCGATCCTGACGTGAAGCCAGCGTTTGAAAACATACCGATAGTCATTATGGCTCCTGATCAGCGTCTAAGGCTACAAGCTTATGCAAGACTAGGTTATGGGCGTGAGCACGCAAAATGGATGCCAGTAAGTGTTGCAGTCCACAAATACCTCCCAATACTAGTATTTGACCTAGAAAAAGCAAGCAAGGAATGTATAGAATGTATAGAAGCCTCCTATCCCTGGGTAGCAGAGCAGATGAAGAAACTAGGTAAGGGCGAACTAAAGATAACAGATGATGTGAACACTTCCGCCTTATACTGGTGCGTGGTAAAGCGCTGTGGCGATGCGGTACAACTGCGCTTCGATGATAACCAGTTCTTGTTTAAGATAGAGTCTACTGGCGCTCTTCCGCCCGAAGAAGTTGTACGCGAAGCCGTCCGTGCCATTGTGAGGAAGGCTGAAAACCTACTCTCAGAGATAGCGCGTCTACGCCGGGAGGAAGAGTAA
- a CDS encoding 50S ribosomal protein L13 produces MAVKIAAPKPPERVLYIDATDQVLGRLASEVAKKLLEGYRVYIVNAEKAVVSGDPHMVIKSYRIWWELKVHVNPYKWAPHRPRSPIAIVRKAVLGMLPRSKQKGREAARRLRVYIGVPEELSNKKFQKFEFADAKKLGHKFIRVGELAERLGWKGVATRP; encoded by the coding sequence ATGGCAGTTAAGATTGCGGCGCCTAAGCCTCCAGAAAGAGTACTCTACATAGATGCTACTGACCAAGTACTAGGCAGGCTAGCCTCCGAGGTGGCAAAGAAGCTGCTAGAAGGATACCGTGTATACATAGTTAACGCCGAGAAAGCTGTAGTGAGCGGCGACCCACATATGGTGATTAAGAGCTACCGCATATGGTGGGAGCTAAAGGTACACGTTAATCCATACAAGTGGGCTCCTCACAGACCACGCAGTCCGATAGCCATTGTACGCAAAGCTGTTCTCGGCATGCTCCCGAGGAGCAAGCAGAAGGGGCGTGAGGCTGCACGCCGCCTACGCGTATACATTGGCGTCCCCGAGGAATTAAGCAATAAGAAGTTCCAGAAGTTCGAGTTCGCGGACGCAAAGAAGCTGGGTCACAAGTTTATACGCGTAGGTGAGCTAGCTGAGAGGCTTGGATGGAAGGGGGTGGCTACTAGGCCTTGA
- a CDS encoding DNA-directed RNA polymerase subunit N: MIVPVRCFTCGTPLAQYWEDFRKRVEGGEEPGRVLDDLGIKRYCCRRTLLAHVPAIYEVRRFKRVL, encoded by the coding sequence TTGATAGTTCCTGTTCGTTGTTTCACTTGTGGAACACCCCTTGCCCAGTACTGGGAGGATTTCCGTAAGCGCGTAGAAGGCGGCGAAGAGCCAGGTAGGGTATTGGATGACCTCGGCATTAAGAGGTATTGTTGTAGGAGGACACTCCTGGCGCATGTACCCGCAATATATGAGGTACGTAGATTTAAACGTGTACTATAA
- a CDS encoding 50S ribosomal protein L18e, translating to MQTTKRTGPTNIVVRKTIRILRSAANKNNAPIWRYVAELIDRPRRLRVAVNISKINRYTEDGDIVVVPGKVLGAGTIDHPVTVAALGFSEQAVEKIRAAGGKVMHILQLVEENPRGSRVKIII from the coding sequence ATGCAGACCACAAAGAGAACTGGGCCAACAAACATAGTCGTAAGGAAGACTATACGTATACTGAGGAGTGCAGCGAATAAGAACAACGCTCCAATATGGAGATATGTAGCTGAGTTAATCGATAGACCACGCCGGCTACGGGTAGCAGTAAATATAAGCAAGATAAACAGGTATACCGAGGATGGCGATATCGTCGTAGTTCCAGGCAAGGTTCTCGGTGCAGGGACCATAGACCACCCGGTAACGGTAGCGGCACTCGGATTCAGCGAGCAGGCCGTAGAGAAGATACGTGCTGCAGGCGGCAAAGTAATGCACATACTGCAGCTAGTAGAGGAAAACCCGCGTGGCAGCCGGGTGAAAATCATAATATAA
- the amrB gene encoding AmmeMemoRadiSam system protein B yields MAIYSGRIIGDKRLPAVAGMFYEADPEALRAQIEWAFRHPLGPGKLPLVSDERRPASKGFVVPHAGYMYSGPVAANAYFQIAAEGAAETYIIIGPNHTGLGEIVSVYPRGVWVTPLGEVEVDAELSRAIIDASSYAVPDEKAHLYEHSVEVQVPFLQYLFESRFRIVPIVVYEQTPEVAEDLGKAILEAVEATGRDVVVLASSDFTHYEPHDVAAAKDKLAIDAILALSPEKLYQVVQEHGISMCGPGPVMAMLYYARGAGATAAKLLRYATSGDVAGDKSSVVGYAAIQVY; encoded by the coding sequence ATGGCCATCTATTCTGGCCGTATTATTGGTGATAAGAGGCTACCAGCAGTTGCTGGCATGTTCTACGAAGCTGATCCAGAAGCTCTTCGGGCACAAATAGAGTGGGCTTTCCGGCATCCTCTGGGCCCCGGCAAGCTACCATTAGTTAGTGATGAAAGACGGCCAGCAAGTAAGGGCTTCGTAGTACCTCATGCGGGCTACATGTATAGCGGTCCCGTAGCGGCTAACGCTTATTTCCAGATAGCGGCTGAGGGGGCGGCAGAGACGTACATTATCATAGGTCCGAACCATACTGGACTGGGAGAAATAGTATCAGTGTACCCAAGGGGAGTCTGGGTCACACCGCTTGGTGAGGTTGAGGTTGACGCAGAGTTATCCCGTGCCATAATAGATGCTAGTAGTTATGCGGTACCCGATGAGAAGGCTCACCTTTACGAGCATAGTGTTGAGGTACAAGTACCATTCCTTCAATATTTATTCGAAAGCCGCTTTCGCATAGTCCCTATAGTAGTATATGAGCAGACTCCCGAGGTAGCCGAGGATCTTGGCAAAGCAATACTGGAGGCAGTGGAGGCTACTGGGCGCGACGTAGTTGTGCTAGCTAGTAGTGACTTTACCCACTACGAACCACACGACGTAGCTGCAGCCAAGGATAAACTTGCAATAGATGCTATACTCGCTCTAAGCCCTGAGAAGCTCTACCAGGTCGTACAGGAACACGGCATAAGCATGTGTGGACCTGGCCCAGTAATGGCTATGCTCTACTACGCACGTGGAGCTGGGGCTACAGCAGCAAAACTCCTCAGATACGCTACCAGCGGTGATGTTGCAGGCGATAAGAGCAGCGTCGTAGGCTATGCAGCTATCCAGGTGTACTAG